A stretch of the Rosa rugosa chromosome 5, drRosRugo1.1, whole genome shotgun sequence genome encodes the following:
- the LOC133708802 gene encoding uncharacterized protein At4g14100-like encodes MAFEVGIPRPDFLDGANYLGTEVTDGFLCNVWEKVDFIWYYEDVQTKRPVRWDFYDGITSHVMTFEVGAVLPDSVTQAPAYCFNQNRNAAAA; translated from the exons ATGGCGTTTGAAGTGGGTATTCCTCGGCCTGATTTTCTTGATGGAGCAAACTACCTTGGGACTGAGGTCACTGATGGGTTTCTCTGCAATGTGTGGGAGAAGGTGGATTTCATTTGGTACTATGAGGATGTTCAGACTAAGAGGCCAGTTCGTTGGGATTTCTATGATG GAATAACTAGTCACGTCATGACATTTGAGGTTGGTGCAGTCTTGCCGGATTCAGTTACTCAAGCACCTGCGTACTGTTTCAATCAAAACAGAAATGCTGCTGCTGCGTAA
- the LOC133711624 gene encoding uncharacterized protein LOC133711624, with protein sequence MSNLNKLDFVALEVSGRNYLKWTQDVKLHLTANKMRSTINVDNIAPEDMKARAMIFIRKHMEEALKVKYLAEEDPRSLWVALEERFNHQRTIYLPEARHDWQNIRFQDFKTVNEYNFEICRIRSLT encoded by the coding sequence atgtcaaatctcaacaagcttgactttgttgctttggaagtTTCCGGAAGGAACTACCTCAAGTGGACCCAGGATGTCAAGCTCCATTtgactgcaaataagatgagatcaacGATTAATGTTGACAACATCGCCCCTGAAGATATGAAGGCAAGGGCTATGATTTTCatcaggaaacatatggagGAAGCACTCAAGGTGAAATATTTAGCTGAAGAGGACCCACGGTccctttgggtcgctctagaagagcgatTCAACCATCAGAGGACCATTTACTTGCCGGAAGCAAGGCACGACTGGCAGAACATACGTTTCCAGGATTTCAAGACTGTCAATGAGTATAACTTTGAAATCTGCCGGATTCGATCACTGACTTGA